Proteins encoded by one window of Bacillus spongiae:
- a CDS encoding F0F1 ATP synthase subunit delta, which produces MSNAIAKRYALALFELAQSHNQLDLVEEELRAVKEVFEQNGEFLELLESPKLSTEEKKKLVVESFKKASPILLNTLMLLIDRQRQEHVVGVADQFIHLANGAKGIAEATVYSTKPLSDVEKAAVSSTFAPKVGKQTLKIENKIDSGLIGGLKLRIGNRIFDGSISGKLHRLERQLIDTQS; this is translated from the coding sequence ATGAGTAATGCCATTGCAAAACGTTATGCTTTAGCTCTCTTCGAACTAGCGCAAAGCCACAATCAGTTGGATCTGGTTGAAGAAGAGCTTCGTGCAGTGAAGGAAGTATTTGAACAAAACGGAGAATTTTTAGAGCTTTTAGAATCTCCAAAGCTTTCTACAGAAGAGAAGAAGAAGCTTGTAGTAGAATCGTTCAAAAAGGCTTCACCAATTTTATTAAATACATTGATGCTGCTAATTGATCGTCAACGTCAAGAACACGTTGTTGGTGTAGCAGACCAATTTATTCATTTAGCAAATGGAGCAAAAGGAATTGCTGAAGCGACTGTTTATTCAACAAAACCATTATCGGATGTAGAAAAAGCAGCGGTTTCTTCTACTTTTGCACCAAAAGTTGGAAAACAAACTTTAAAAATCGAGAACAAAATTGACTCAGGGCTAATCGGTGGTCTTAAGCTGCGCATTGGCAACCGTATTTTCGACGGAAGCATAAGCGGTAAACTTCATCGTTTAGAACGTCAATTAATCGATACACAATCGTAA
- a CDS encoding ATP synthase subunit I — MPELHHVFTRHRKYIFYLLSISVLGWGFTSYQSIFLGFILGTTFSLFNHWLMVRRIQRFGQAVVEGRKVRSVGTFSRMASAVLAVVIATRYPEYFHLVSVILGLMTSYIVVMIDYAIITVFKSHK, encoded by the coding sequence ATGCCAGAATTACATCACGTATTTACGAGACATCGTAAGTACATATTCTACCTACTCTCCATTTCTGTCCTCGGTTGGGGATTTACTTCCTATCAGTCTATTTTTTTAGGGTTTATTCTTGGAACCACTTTCAGCTTATTTAATCACTGGTTAATGGTTCGAAGAATACAGAGGTTTGGACAGGCGGTAGTAGAGGGTAGAAAAGTTCGATCTGTTGGAACATTTTCACGAATGGCATCTGCTGTTTTAGCTGTTGTCATCGCAACGCGTTATCCAGAATATTTCCATCTCGTAAGCGTCATACTGGGATTAATGACAAGTTATATTGTCGTTATGATAGATTATGCTATTATTACTGTTTTTAAATCACATAAATAG
- the atpB gene encoding F0F1 ATP synthase subunit A, protein MHHEAPLETLDVLGYSLTFNLANVLMITVASVLVFLIAVLATRNLSVTNPTGMQNFMEWVMDFVKSIIKSNMDWKTGGRFHILGITLIMYIFVSNMLGLPFSVVIDNTLWWKSPTADPVITLTLATMIVGLTHYYGIRMKGFGEYGKDFFRPMWFLFPLKIIEEFANTLTLGLRLYGNIYAGEILLALLVSSLATGFGGHLAAVIPTLAWQGFSVFVGGIQSYIFVMLTMVYMAHKISHDH, encoded by the coding sequence TTGCATCATGAAGCACCATTGGAAACTTTAGATGTATTAGGTTATTCTTTAACATTCAACCTAGCCAACGTATTAATGATCACAGTTGCATCGGTGCTAGTTTTTTTAATAGCTGTACTGGCAACGCGTAACCTATCTGTAACGAACCCAACAGGGATGCAAAACTTTATGGAATGGGTTATGGACTTTGTAAAAAGTATCATTAAGAGTAATATGGATTGGAAAACAGGTGGGCGCTTCCACATTCTTGGTATCACGCTTATCATGTATATTTTTGTTTCCAATATGCTAGGGCTTCCGTTCTCTGTCGTTATTGACAATACACTCTGGTGGAAGTCACCAACAGCAGATCCTGTTATTACCCTAACACTTGCAACCATGATAGTCGGCTTAACCCACTATTATGGTATTAGGATGAAGGGTTTTGGCGAATACGGGAAGGATTTCTTTAGACCAATGTGGTTCTTATTCCCGTTAAAAATTATCGAGGAATTTGCGAACACATTAACGCTTGGTCTTCGTCTTTACGGAAACATTTACGCTGGAGAAATCCTCTTAGCTTTACTAGTAAGTAGTTTAGCAACGGGCTTTGGAGGCCATTTAGCAGCAGTAATTCCAACATTAGCTTGGCAAGGCTTCTCTGTCTTTGTCGGCGGTATCCAATCTTATATTTTCGTTATGTTAACGATGGTTTATATGGCTCATAAAATCAGTCATGACCATTAA
- a CDS encoding F0F1 ATP synthase subunit epsilon yields the protein MKTLKVSIVTPDGPVFESDVEMISTKAQSGELGILPGHIPMVAPLEIGAVRLKNGGNTELVAVSGGFIEVRPEQVTILAQAAEKAESIDIQRAKEAKARAEDRMQAKKDDVDFQRAELALKRAMNRINVTSNK from the coding sequence ATGAAGACCTTAAAAGTCAGTATTGTCACTCCCGATGGCCCAGTGTTTGAATCTGATGTGGAAATGATCAGTACAAAAGCTCAAAGTGGAGAGCTTGGTATTCTACCAGGGCATATTCCAATGGTCGCTCCATTAGAAATCGGTGCTGTCCGTTTAAAAAATGGCGGCAACACTGAGCTTGTTGCTGTGTCAGGTGGATTTATAGAAGTTCGACCTGAACAGGTGACAATCTTAGCTCAAGCAGCGGAAAAAGCTGAAAGCATAGATATTCAACGTGCAAAAGAAGCAAAAGCTCGTGCTGAAGATCGCATGCAAGCTAAAAAAGATGATGTAGACTTCCAGCGTGCGGAACTTGCACTTAAACGTGCAATGAACCGTATTAACGTTACATCTAACAAATAA
- the atpD gene encoding F0F1 ATP synthase subunit beta, whose amino-acid sequence MNKGHVLQVMGPVVDVKFENGQLPDLYNALKVVSKAQTESEVSIDLTLEVALHLGDDTVRTIAMSSTDGLTRGNEVADTGAPISVPVGDVTLGRVFNVLGENIDLDEPIEASVRRDPIHRQAPSFDQLSTEVEILETGIKVVDLLAPYIKGGKIGLFGGAGVGKTVLIQELINNIAQEHGGISVFAGVGERTREGNDLYHEMSDSGVIKKTAMVFGQMNEPPGARMRVALTGLTMAEYFRDEQGQDVLLFIDNIFRFTQAGSEVSALLGRMPSAVGYQPTLATEMGQLQERITSTNVGSVTSIQAIYVPADDYTDPAPATTFAHLDATTNLERKLTEMGIYPAVDPLASTSRALSPEIVGEEHYSVARQVQQTLQRYKELQDIIAILGMDELSDEDKQVVHRARRVQFFLSQNFHVAEQFTGQPGSYVQVKETVAAFKDILAGKYDHVPEDAFRLVGPIEDVLEAAKKMGAEV is encoded by the coding sequence ATGAACAAAGGACACGTTCTTCAAGTAATGGGTCCGGTTGTTGACGTTAAGTTTGAAAACGGTCAACTTCCTGATTTGTACAACGCACTTAAAGTTGTATCAAAAGCCCAAACAGAATCAGAAGTCAGCATTGACTTAACATTAGAAGTGGCCCTTCATTTAGGTGATGATACCGTTCGTACGATTGCGATGTCCTCAACAGACGGACTTACACGTGGAAATGAGGTTGCGGATACTGGTGCACCAATTTCGGTACCAGTCGGTGATGTGACTCTTGGACGTGTATTCAACGTACTTGGAGAAAATATTGACCTAGATGAGCCAATCGAAGCAAGCGTACGTCGTGACCCGATTCACAGACAAGCTCCAAGCTTCGATCAATTATCAACTGAAGTAGAAATTCTTGAAACGGGTATTAAAGTAGTAGACCTTCTTGCTCCTTACATTAAAGGTGGTAAAATCGGACTGTTTGGTGGTGCCGGTGTAGGTAAAACCGTATTAATTCAAGAATTGATTAATAACATTGCCCAAGAGCACGGTGGTATCTCTGTATTCGCTGGTGTAGGGGAACGTACTCGTGAAGGGAACGACCTTTATCATGAGATGAGTGATTCAGGAGTTATTAAGAAAACGGCAATGGTATTTGGTCAAATGAATGAGCCGCCAGGAGCACGTATGCGTGTTGCGTTAACCGGTTTAACAATGGCTGAATATTTCCGTGATGAGCAAGGACAAGACGTACTTCTTTTCATCGATAATATCTTCCGTTTCACGCAAGCAGGTTCAGAGGTATCAGCCCTTTTAGGTCGTATGCCATCTGCCGTTGGTTATCAACCTACTCTTGCTACGGAAATGGGTCAATTACAAGAACGTATTACGTCAACTAATGTAGGTTCTGTAACATCGATTCAAGCGATTTACGTTCCTGCCGATGACTATACGGATCCGGCTCCTGCAACAACGTTCGCTCACTTGGATGCAACGACTAACCTTGAGCGTAAGTTAACAGAGATGGGTATCTACCCAGCCGTAGATCCACTAGCATCTACATCTCGTGCGCTATCTCCGGAGATTGTTGGAGAAGAACACTATTCAGTTGCTCGCCAAGTTCAACAAACGTTACAACGTTATAAAGAGCTTCAAGATATCATTGCTATCTTAGGTATGGATGAGCTTTCTGATGAAGATAAACAGGTTGTACACCGCGCTCGTCGTGTTCAATTCTTCTTATCTCAAAACTTCCATGTAGCTGAGCAGTTTACTGGACAGCCGGGATCTTACGTACAAGTGAAAGAGACTGTAGCTGCATTTAAAGACATTCTTGCGGGTAAATATGATCATGTTCCTGAAGATGCATTCCGTCTTGTGGGACCTATTGAGGATGTTCTTGAAGCTGCAAAGAAGATGGGTGCAGAGGTATAA
- a CDS encoding YwmB family TATA-box binding protein, with product MNILKKRFIILIVIGCFFLWFAENMSIAANNYSQDIEKLADAMQVIDGRVEEWSLFTRERKNFSTIKEFTHFVENMQDKFPNAEWQEKRENEQLIIKAHINGTFTEELTFIYNDSQQHATVGFITYELRGNQWDKVTLKEVNKIVNGRVFQLFSGNTAFFTCLKGSINDTLEEVLENQKKPLLSILNGKEMEVLHEEDFYSISIYSEDFEQIVPLKGQKKMNVQIGLREDRMGYETSVVIGTPIITIEY from the coding sequence ATGAACATTTTAAAGAAACGGTTTATTATCCTGATTGTAATTGGGTGTTTCTTTCTGTGGTTCGCTGAAAATATGTCTATTGCTGCCAATAATTATAGCCAAGATATAGAAAAGCTTGCGGATGCTATGCAAGTAATCGACGGACGTGTAGAGGAATGGTCCTTATTTACACGAGAAAGAAAAAATTTTTCCACAATAAAAGAATTTACTCATTTTGTTGAAAATATGCAAGATAAATTCCCAAATGCCGAATGGCAAGAAAAAAGGGAAAACGAGCAGTTAATTATTAAGGCTCATATTAATGGGACGTTTACTGAAGAGCTGACCTTTATATATAATGATAGCCAGCAACATGCAACTGTTGGCTTTATTACCTATGAATTACGAGGGAATCAATGGGATAAAGTTACATTAAAAGAAGTCAATAAGATTGTTAACGGAAGAGTCTTCCAATTATTCTCAGGGAATACAGCGTTTTTCACTTGTTTGAAGGGTTCAATTAATGATACACTTGAAGAAGTTTTGGAAAATCAGAAAAAACCGTTATTATCTATATTGAATGGGAAAGAAATGGAAGTATTACACGAAGAAGACTTTTATTCCATATCTATATATAGTGAGGACTTCGAACAAATTGTCCCACTAAAGGGTCAAAAGAAGATGAACGTCCAAATTGGACTTAGAGAAGATCGAATGGGCTACGAGACATCGGTCGTCATTGGCACACCGATTATAACGATTGAATATTAA
- a CDS encoding S8 family serine peptidase, with protein MKIVANIFLAFLLVPNMVMAETPFSIPVMKENPNEIITAIVEMEEKPNIENIKQQIRPFSTLTLGFLYEEIFYGYSISGKRKDVTSFLKDKKNVQQIHDVKTYSVMGEKSIDFIGGDLASGFLDENGNRLTGKGVKVGIIDTGMDYTHPDLSRNYRGGRDLVDGDLEPMETKSHEGMPTVHGTHVAGVIGANGKMRGVAPEAELYAYRALGAGGTGTTDQVLAAIEQAVKDKMDIINLSLGNKVNGPDLPISLALDKAVEKGVIAITSSGNSGPKRWTVGAPGTSEKSISVGASTPPMEIPYLSMGEKHIRLFPFIGGGEWDVKRKLQLVDGGLGSPEQLKNVNGKIALIQRGELTFGEKNRNAAKAGAVAVIIYNNTEGSFMGTMDEQSTIPSASISKKEGEWLIQQMSHRDLHASTVFQEEKDLLAPFSSRGPVTFNWLIKPDLSAPGVEINSTVPKGYRSLQGTSMAAPHVTGLAAILLQAHPTWTPDEVKSALMLTAKPLIDETGREYDPTEQGAGRISVKDAININTLVTPSSLSFGKLSKGSFGYNEVKVKVKNVSNQRKDYRFRVRKAEDREWLRWELPMSFTLLPNSEKEVVIRVIKTSEPKTKEALVTGRLQIIENSKSFDLPYLFVLKEPDYPRIMGFNAVPGDQKNTMRYEVYLPGGADEFGIALFEAETLQFLGFLAQSKKVQHGLLEEQVNLHPSLRGIQFYAVAYARFQNQEDDQQVLINWY; from the coding sequence ATGAAAATCGTAGCAAATATTTTCCTCGCCTTTCTTCTCGTACCCAATATGGTAATGGCGGAGACCCCGTTTTCAATTCCTGTAATGAAAGAAAACCCAAATGAAATAATTACAGCTATTGTTGAAATGGAAGAGAAACCAAACATTGAAAACATCAAACAGCAAATTCGACCATTTTCAACTTTAACACTGGGTTTTTTATATGAAGAGATTTTTTATGGTTATTCCATTTCAGGAAAACGAAAAGATGTCACATCCTTTTTAAAGGACAAAAAAAATGTTCAACAAATACATGACGTGAAAACGTATTCGGTCATGGGGGAGAAAAGCATAGATTTTATAGGGGGAGATTTAGCTAGTGGTTTTTTGGATGAAAACGGAAATCGTCTGACAGGAAAAGGGGTGAAGGTTGGTATTATCGATACAGGCATGGACTATACTCATCCTGATTTATCGAGGAATTATCGAGGTGGGCGTGATTTAGTAGACGGGGATTTAGAGCCAATGGAAACGAAGAGCCATGAAGGTATGCCGACTGTACATGGAACTCATGTGGCAGGGGTGATTGGTGCCAATGGAAAAATGAGGGGAGTTGCCCCAGAAGCGGAGCTTTATGCCTATCGCGCATTGGGGGCAGGGGGAACGGGAACGACGGATCAAGTTTTAGCAGCGATTGAACAGGCAGTAAAAGATAAAATGGATATAATCAACCTTTCATTAGGGAATAAGGTGAATGGTCCTGACCTCCCCATTAGTTTAGCATTAGATAAAGCAGTAGAGAAAGGTGTCATCGCAATTACATCAAGTGGTAATTCTGGACCTAAGAGGTGGACAGTTGGAGCACCGGGGACATCGGAAAAATCTATATCTGTAGGAGCATCAACCCCTCCAATGGAAATTCCTTATTTGTCAATGGGAGAAAAGCACATTCGTCTCTTTCCCTTTATAGGAGGAGGGGAGTGGGATGTAAAGCGAAAATTACAACTTGTTGATGGGGGACTTGGATCTCCTGAACAATTAAAAAATGTTAATGGAAAAATCGCCCTAATTCAAAGAGGAGAATTGACATTTGGAGAAAAAAATAGGAATGCAGCAAAAGCAGGAGCAGTAGCTGTTATTATCTACAATAATACGGAAGGTTCTTTCATGGGCACGATGGATGAGCAATCAACTATACCATCAGCAAGTATTTCAAAAAAAGAGGGGGAGTGGCTCATTCAACAAATGAGTCATCGTGATTTACATGCCTCTACAGTTTTTCAAGAAGAAAAGGATTTACTAGCACCCTTTTCATCAAGGGGACCCGTCACATTTAATTGGTTAATAAAACCAGACCTTTCAGCACCTGGTGTAGAAATAAACAGTACTGTACCAAAAGGATATAGGAGTCTCCAAGGGACAAGTATGGCAGCTCCTCATGTGACGGGTCTAGCAGCAATACTGTTGCAAGCACATCCAACATGGACACCCGACGAAGTTAAAAGTGCACTAATGCTAACCGCAAAGCCATTAATAGATGAAACAGGCAGAGAGTATGACCCCACTGAGCAAGGGGCAGGAAGGATTTCTGTAAAAGATGCCATAAATATCAATACATTAGTCACACCAAGTTCTTTGTCATTTGGAAAATTATCAAAGGGAAGTTTTGGCTATAATGAAGTAAAAGTAAAGGTTAAAAACGTCAGTAATCAAAGGAAGGATTACCGCTTCCGTGTTAGAAAAGCGGAAGATAGAGAATGGTTAAGATGGGAATTACCTATGAGCTTTACTCTACTTCCAAACAGTGAAAAAGAAGTGGTCATTCGTGTGATCAAAACGAGTGAGCCGAAAACGAAGGAAGCGCTTGTTACGGGTCGCTTACAAATTATTGAAAATAGTAAATCGTTTGACCTCCCTTACCTATTTGTACTAAAAGAGCCGGATTATCCACGAATTATGGGATTTAATGCGGTACCGGGTGATCAAAAGAATACAATGAGGTATGAAGTATATTTACCTGGTGGTGCAGATGAGTTCGGTATCGCTTTATTCGAAGCAGAAACGCTACAGTTTTTAGGATTCCTAGCACAAAGCAAGAAGGTTCAACATGGCTTACTTGAAGAGCAGGTAAACCTACATCCTTCATTAAGAGGCATTCAATTTTATGCAGTGGCTTATGCACGATTTCAAAATCAGGAAGATGATCAACAAGTATTAATTAATTGGTACTAA
- a CDS encoding AtpZ/AtpI family protein, translated as MRPSNRRPFHAMALYSAILSQLVGGILIGIFSGRWLDRQFDTEPLFLIIGLLIGLAMGTIAMLRTVRHFYSGDS; from the coding sequence ATGCGTCCATCAAATCGACGGCCATTTCACGCAATGGCATTATATTCAGCCATTTTATCACAGTTAGTCGGAGGTATTTTGATTGGCATCTTCTCGGGAAGATGGTTAGATCGACAATTCGACACAGAACCACTTTTTTTGATTATCGGACTTCTTATCGGTTTAGCAATGGGGACAATCGCCATGCTCCGAACGGTCCGCCACTTCTATTCGGGAGATTCGTGA
- the atpA gene encoding F0F1 ATP synthase subunit alpha — MSIKAEEISALIKKQIENYQSEIKVSDVGTVIQVGDGIARAHGLDNVMAGELVEFSNGVMGMAQNLEENNVGIIILGPFGDIREGDEVRRTGRIMEVPVGEELIGRVVNSLGQPVDGLGPINTTKSRPIESQAPGVMDRKSVHEPLQTGIKAIDALVPIGRGQRELIIGDRQTGKTSVAIDTILNQQDQDMICIYVAIGQKESTVRNAVETLRKHGALDYTIVVTASASQPAPMLFLSPYTGVTMGEEFMHNGKHVLVVYDDLSKQAAAYRELSLLLRRPPGREAYPGDVFYLHSRLLERAAKLSDAKGGGSITALPFVETQAGDISAYIPTNVISITDGQIFLQSDLFFSGVRPAINAGLSVSRVGGSAQVKAMRKVAGTLRLDLAAYRELEAFAQFGSDLDAATRAKLERGARTVEVLKQDLNKPLKVEKQVAILYALTRGFLDDIPVTDVRRFENEFLSWLDHNHTEVLESIRSTKGLPEDEVITAAINDFKKTFAITE; from the coding sequence ATGAGCATCAAAGCTGAAGAAATCAGCGCGCTGATAAAAAAGCAAATTGAGAACTATCAGTCAGAAATTAAAGTAAGCGATGTTGGTACAGTTATCCAGGTTGGTGATGGTATCGCTCGTGCTCATGGCCTCGACAATGTCATGGCTGGAGAGCTTGTTGAATTTTCAAACGGTGTCATGGGTATGGCACAAAACCTAGAGGAAAACAACGTCGGTATTATCATTCTTGGACCTTTCGGTGATATTCGTGAAGGCGATGAAGTTCGTCGTACAGGAAGAATCATGGAAGTACCAGTTGGTGAAGAATTAATTGGACGTGTTGTTAACTCCCTAGGACAACCAGTCGATGGTCTAGGCCCAATCAACACTACAAAATCTCGTCCAATCGAAAGTCAAGCACCAGGTGTTATGGATCGTAAATCTGTACATGAGCCTCTTCAAACAGGTATCAAAGCGATCGATGCGCTTGTGCCAATTGGACGTGGACAACGTGAGTTAATTATCGGAGACCGCCAAACAGGGAAAACTTCTGTAGCGATCGATACGATTCTTAACCAGCAAGACCAAGATATGATTTGTATTTATGTAGCTATTGGACAAAAGGAATCAACAGTCCGTAATGCTGTTGAAACACTTCGTAAGCATGGTGCTTTAGACTATACAATTGTTGTTACAGCATCCGCTTCTCAGCCTGCACCAATGCTATTCTTATCACCTTATACAGGAGTTACAATGGGTGAAGAATTCATGCATAACGGAAAGCACGTTTTAGTTGTTTATGATGATTTATCTAAACAGGCAGCAGCTTACCGTGAGCTTTCCCTATTACTTCGTCGTCCTCCAGGTCGTGAAGCATATCCAGGGGATGTATTCTACCTTCACTCCCGTTTACTAGAGCGTGCAGCGAAGCTAAGTGATGCAAAAGGTGGCGGATCGATTACTGCCTTGCCTTTCGTTGAAACACAAGCAGGTGATATTTCTGCTTATATCCCAACAAACGTAATCTCAATTACAGATGGCCAGATCTTCTTGCAATCTGATTTATTCTTCTCCGGTGTACGTCCAGCGATTAACGCAGGTCTTTCGGTTTCCCGTGTAGGAGGATCCGCGCAAGTTAAAGCGATGAGAAAAGTTGCTGGTACGCTTCGTCTTGACTTAGCCGCTTATCGTGAGCTTGAAGCTTTCGCTCAATTTGGCTCAGACTTAGATGCTGCAACTCGTGCTAAGCTTGAACGTGGTGCACGTACTGTAGAAGTATTAAAACAAGATTTAAATAAGCCGTTAAAAGTAGAAAAGCAAGTAGCAATTCTTTACGCTTTAACTCGAGGCTTTTTAGATGATATTCCAGTAACGGATGTTCGCCGCTTTGAGAACGAATTCCTTAGCTGGTTAGATCACAACCATACTGAAGTGTTAGAATCGATTCGCTCGACGAAGGGTCTTCCTGAAGACGAAGTTATAACAGCAGCGATTAACGATTTCAAAAAGACTTTCGCTATTACTGAATAA
- a CDS encoding DUF1146 family protein, giving the protein MEEYFGQQALISMSIHLVFFAVSFWALQALNMEKILRANRVSQARLLYILLSITIGTTVSEFFLNYINWARQLVYLLP; this is encoded by the coding sequence ATGGAGGAATATTTTGGACAGCAAGCACTCATTAGTATGAGTATTCATTTAGTTTTTTTTGCTGTTTCTTTTTGGGCATTACAAGCATTAAACATGGAGAAAATTTTACGAGCAAATCGTGTTTCACAAGCACGCTTACTATACATTCTTCTATCAATTACAATAGGTACGACAGTAAGTGAATTCTTCCTTAACTACATCAATTGGGCACGGCAGTTAGTGTATTTATTACCATAA
- the atpG gene encoding ATP synthase F1 subunit gamma, producing the protein MASLRDIKNRITSTKKTSQITKAMEMVSAAKLNRAESNAKSFVPYMNKIQEVVASIALGSTDVTHPMLVSRPVNKTGYLVITSDRGLAGAYNSNVLRHVNNTIANRHKSNDEFVIIAIGRVGRDFFTKRGFNVVEAIVGLPDQPNFADIKDIASKAVGMFSDGAFDELYMYYNHFVSVIQQDVTEKKVLPLSDISSSTKLTSYEFEPSGEEILEVLLPQYAESLVYGALLDGKASEHAARMTAMKNATDNAADLIDNLTLSYNRARQAAITQEITEIVGGVAALE; encoded by the coding sequence GTGGCATCGTTACGCGATATAAAAAATCGTATTACTTCTACCAAAAAAACAAGTCAGATTACAAAAGCAATGGAAATGGTATCTGCAGCGAAATTGAACCGTGCTGAATCGAATGCAAAATCATTCGTCCCGTACATGAATAAAATTCAAGAAGTCGTTGCTTCTATTGCTCTTGGTAGTACAGACGTAACTCATCCGATGCTAGTCTCTCGTCCCGTAAACAAAACCGGTTATTTGGTTATTACCTCTGATCGGGGATTGGCGGGTGCCTATAATAGTAACGTGTTGAGACATGTAAATAATACGATAGCAAACCGTCACAAATCCAACGATGAGTTTGTCATCATTGCCATCGGGCGCGTTGGACGTGACTTCTTCACTAAACGAGGTTTTAATGTAGTCGAAGCGATCGTAGGACTCCCAGATCAACCTAACTTTGCAGATATTAAAGACATTGCTTCTAAAGCAGTTGGAATGTTTTCTGATGGAGCATTTGACGAATTGTATATGTATTACAATCACTTTGTCAGTGTCATTCAGCAGGATGTAACGGAAAAGAAAGTACTTCCACTTTCCGATATCTCATCATCTACAAAGTTAACTTCGTATGAGTTTGAACCATCTGGTGAAGAAATTTTAGAAGTGTTACTTCCTCAATATGCTGAATCATTGGTTTATGGTGCTTTACTTGATGGAAAAGCAAGTGAGCATGCTGCGCGAATGACAGCAATGAAGAATGCAACAGATAATGCAGCAGATTTGATTGATAATCTTACACTTTCATACAACCGTGCTCGTCAAGCAGCGATTACACAAGAAATTACTGAAATCGTTGGTGGGGTAGCCGCGTTAGAATAG
- the atpE gene encoding F0F1 ATP synthase subunit C: MGLIAAAIAIGLAALGAGIGNGLIVSKTVEGIARQPEARGMLQTTMFIGVALVEAIPIIAVVIAFMVQGQ, from the coding sequence ATGGGTCTTATAGCAGCAGCAATTGCAATTGGTTTAGCAGCACTAGGTGCAGGTATTGGTAACGGTCTTATCGTTTCAAAAACAGTAGAAGGTATTGCACGTCAACCTGAGGCACGTGGAATGCTTCAAACAACAATGTTTATCGGGGTAGCACTAGTTGAGGCGATTCCTATCATCGCCGTTGTTATCGCGTTTATGGTACAAGGTCAATAA
- the atpF gene encoding F0F1 ATP synthase subunit B produces MFTNAFVLGEAGSNSFTNGDVIFQLVMFLVLLGLLRIFAWGPLMGIMKQREEHIAGEIKAAESSRTEAELKLEEHRNLLKEARQEAQGFVESAKKQGEQQREEIIAAARAESARLKESAKIEIDQQKEQAVAALKEQVASLSVLIASKVIEKELTAADQEKIINDYLKEAGEER; encoded by the coding sequence GTGTTTACGAACGCATTTGTTCTCGGGGAAGCAGGATCTAATAGCTTTACTAACGGCGATGTTATATTCCAATTGGTTATGTTCCTAGTCCTACTAGGTTTACTTCGCATCTTCGCTTGGGGTCCTTTAATGGGCATTATGAAGCAACGTGAAGAGCATATTGCAGGTGAAATAAAGGCAGCGGAATCTAGTCGTACTGAAGCTGAATTGAAACTAGAAGAACATCGCAATCTTCTAAAAGAAGCACGCCAAGAAGCGCAAGGTTTCGTGGAAAGTGCGAAGAAACAAGGTGAGCAGCAGCGTGAAGAAATCATTGCAGCAGCGCGTGCAGAATCAGCTCGTCTGAAAGAATCAGCGAAGATTGAAATCGATCAACAAAAAGAGCAAGCAGTTGCGGCGCTTAAAGAACAAGTTGCTTCTTTATCTGTTCTTATTGCATCGAAAGTAATCGAAAAAGAACTAACAGCAGCTGATCAAGAAAAGATTATTAATGACTACCTTAAAGAGGCAGGCGAAGAGCGATGA